In Pyrus communis chromosome 8, drPyrComm1.1, whole genome shotgun sequence, one genomic interval encodes:
- the LOC137743558 gene encoding uncharacterized protein, whose protein sequence is MGCAGSSQTKGDGALKKIRKPKPWKHPQPLTKSQLLQMREEFWDTAPHYGGRKEIWDALRAASEADLSLAQAIVDSAGVIVQSADLTICYDERGAKYELPKYVLSEPTNLIQES, encoded by the exons ATGGGTTGTGCTGGATCGTCACAGACCAAAGGAGACG GGGCTTTGAAGAAGATTAGGAAGCCAAAACCCTGGAAGCATCCTCAGCCGTTAACAAAGTCTCAACTCTTGCAGATGCGTGAAGAGTTTTGGGACACTGCTCCTCACTATGGAGGAAGGAAAG AGATTTGGGATGCACTTCGAGCTGCTTCTGAGGCAGATCTAAGCCTTGCACAAGCGATTGTGGACAGTGCTGGGGTCATTGTTCAAAGTGCTGATTTGACAATTTGCTATGACGAAAGAG GTGCAAAATATGAACTACCCAAGTATGTTTTGAGCGAGCCAACCAACTTAATTCAAGAGAGTTGA
- the LOC137742489 gene encoding uncharacterized protein produces the protein MRNSHLFLTLLTLTVTYSLRFQAHAAPAGPLIKRLSSLLKWTREISSKTPQSEKNVLQFENGYLVETVLEGNDIGVIPHKIRISEDGELFAVDSVNSNVMRITPPLSQYSRGRLVAGSFQGYAGHVDGKSSDARFNHPEGVTMDDKGNVYVADTLNHAIRKIGDAGVTTIAGGKSNVAGYRDGPSEDAMFSNDFDIIYVQPTCSLLVVDRGNAALRQISLNQEDCDYQYSSISATDILMVVGAVLAGYTTCILQQGYGPYFLSRTQPLSKSEMKEHPSNGKSTLLVKSMKEEPGWPSFGQLVSDLSKLGLAASAGIFVHFLPSRFMPGGSQKGLTPLKGSLRMPEDEAEAPVVQRQNAPAPLSETRQAYTPNASEKYSDMKPPKMKSTSFKDPSLSSKHRSSKRQDSAEFYGSGEVSSHSRSKSQKERTRHRQREKSGEVVYGTVGAEPKPMDMKAAGYDNLKFENYNMRSRYGADSSYRL, from the exons ATGAGAAATTCCCATCTCTTCCTCACTCTCCTAACACTCACTGTCACTTACTCCCTCCGATTCCAAGCTCATGCTGCTCCTGCAG GGCCATTGATAAAGCGCTTGTCTTCTCTTCTCAAGTGGACTAGGGAAATATCCTCCAAAACACCCCAATCAG AAAAGAATGTTCTTCAATTTGAGAATGGGTACTTAGTTGAGACTGTTTTGGAAGGAAATGACATTGGAGTTATTCCTCACAAAATCCGCATCTCAGAGGATGGGGAGCTCTTTGCTGTGGACTCCGTTAATAGCAACGTTATGCGCATTACTCCACCGTTGTCCCAAT ATAGTAGGGGAAGATTGGTTGCTGGGTCATTTCAGGGTTACGCTGGACATGTTGATGGGAAGTCAAGTGATGCTCGTTTCAATCATCCCGAAGGTGTAACCATGGATGATAAAGGGAATGTGTATGTTGCTGATACCTTGAATCACGCCATACGAAAGATTGGAGACGCTG GAGTAACAACCATTGCGGGTGGGAAATCAAATGTTGCAGGCTATAGAGATGGGCCCAGTGAGGATGCCATGTTCTCAAATGATTTCGATATCATATATGTTCAGCCTACTTGTTCATTGCTAGTTGTTGATAGAGGAAATGCTGCTCTCCGGCAGATCTCTCTCAACCAGGAGGATTGTGATTATCAGTACAGTTCAATTTCTGCCACAG ATATCCTTATGGTTGTTGGTGCTGTCTTGGCAGGGTATACTACATGCATACTGCAGCAGGGATATGGACCTTATTTCTTATCGAGAACG CAACCGCTTTCAAAGAGTGAAATGAAAGAACATCCAAGCAATGGGAAATCCACGCTACTTGTGAAAAGCATGAAAGAGGAACCGGGATGGCCATCTTTTGGACAGCTTGTCAGTGATCTATCCAAGCTTGGACTTGCAGCATCGGCTGGCATATTCGTTCACTTCCTTCCGTCGCGTTTTATGCCTGGTGGCTCCCAGAAAGGCCTAACACCATTAAAAGGTTCTCTTAGGATGCCTGAAGATGAAGCCGAGGCTCCAGTAGTTCAGAGACAAAATGCTCCTGCTCCTCTGTCTGAAACTCGACAGGCCTATACTCCCAATGCAAGTGAGAAGTATTCAGATATGAAGCCACCAAAAATGAAGTCAACTAGTTTCAAAGATCCCTCTTTGTCAAGCAAGCACCGGTCTTCAAAACGACAGGACTCTGCAGAATTCTATGGATCTGGTGAGGTTTCTTCTCATAGCAGGTCTAAGAGCCAGAAAGAAAGAACAAGGCATCGCCAGCGAGAGAAGAGTGGAGAGGTAGTTTATGGCACAGTTGGAGCAGAACCAAAACCGATGGATATGAAGGCAGCGGGCTATGACAAtctgaagtttgaaaattacaacATGAGGAGCAGGTATGGGGCTGATAGTTCATACCGCTTATGA
- the LOC137742089 gene encoding uncharacterized protein codes for MGGGFRVLHLVRPFLSFLPEVQSADRKVPFREKVIYTVISLFIFLVCSQLPLYGIHSTTGADPFYWMRVILASNRGTVMELGITPIVTSGLVMQLLAGSKIIEVDNNVREDRALLNGAQKLLGILIAIGEAVAYVLSGMYGSVGQLGVGNAILIIIQLCFAGIIVICLDELLQKGYGLGSGISLFIATNICENIIWKAFSPTTINSGRGAEFEGAVIALFHLLITRTDKVRALREAFYRQNLPNVTNLLATVLIFLIVIYFQGFRVVLPVRSKNARGQQGSYPIKLFYTSNMPIILQSALVSNLYFISQLLYRRYSGNFLVNLLGKWKESEYSGGQFVPVGGLAYYITAPSSLADMAANPFHALFYLIFMLTACALFSKTWIEVSGSSAKDVAKQLKEQQMVMPGHRESNLQKELNRYIPTAAAFGGMCIGALTVLADFMGAIGSGTGILLAVTIIYQYFETFEKERASELGFFGF; via the exons ATGGGAGGAGGATTTCGAGTTCTTCACTTGGTCAGACCGTTTCTGTCATTTCTGCCCGAAGTTCAGAGCGCTGACCGGAAAGTTCCATTCAGAGAGAAGGTGATATACACCGTTATCTCGCTGTTCATTTTCTTGGTGTGCAGCCAGCTCCCTCTGTATGGCATACACTCTACCACGGGGGCAGATCCCTTCTATTGGATGCGTGTTATCCTCGCTTCCAACCGCGGGACTGTCATGGAGCTTGGGATCACCCCAATTGTCACATCTGGGCTGGTGATGCAACTCCTTGCTGGGTCTAAGATTATTGAAGTTGACAACAATGTACGCGAAGATCGTGCTCTTTT AAATGGAGCACAGAAGTTATTGGGTATCCTGATAGCTATTGGTGAGGCAGTTGCGTATGTTCTCTCTGGCATGTATGGTAGTGTTGGCCAACTTGGAGTTGGAAATGCCATTTTAATTATCATTCAGCTCTGCTTTGCCGGTATCATTGTGATATGTTTGGATGAACTTCTTCAGAAGGGATATGGTCTAGGCTCTGGAATTTCACTTTTCATTGCCACCAATATCTG TGAAAACATTATCTGGAAAGCATTTAGCCCTACCACAATCAACAGTGGGCGAGGAGCTGAATTTGAAGGTGCTGTTATTGCCCTGTTCCATCTTCTGATTACTCGAACAGATAAGGTTCGAGCTCTCCGGGAGGCCTTCTACCGGCAGAATCTACCGAACGTGACAAATCTGCTAGCCACAGTGTTGATCTTCCTTATAGTAATTTATTTCCAAGGGTTCCGCGTGGTTCTGCCTGTGAGATCAAAGAATGCTCGTGGACAGCAGGGTTCCTATCCTATCAAGCTGTTCTATACCTCCAACATGCCCATCATTTTGCAGTCTGCACTTGTGTCCAACCTTTACTTCATCTCCCAG TTGCTCTACAGGAGGTACAGCGGAAATTTCCTAGTGAATCTTTTGGGCAAATGGAAGGAATCTGAATATTCAGGAGGGCAATTCGTTCCTGTTGGTGGTCTAGCATATTATATCACCGCACCTTCTAG CTTGGCTGATATGGCAGCCAATCCCTTCCATGCACTGTTCTATCTCATATTTATGTTGACTGCCTGTGCACTTTTCTCAAAAACATGGATTGAAGTATCTGGATCATCTGCCAAAGATGTCGCCAAGCAGCTCAAG GAACAACAAATGGTCATGCCTGGTCACCGTGAGTCAAACTTGCAGAAGGAGTTGAACCGCTACATTCCCACAGCTGCTGCTTTCGGAGGCATGTGTATCGGTGCACTCACAGTGTTGGCCGATTTCATGGGGGCAATTGGTTCAGGGACCGGAATCTTGCTTGCAGTGACAATCATCTATCAGTACTTCGAGACatttgagaaagagagagccAGTGAGCTCGGTTTCTTTGGTTTCTAG